In Legionella israelensis, the genomic window GCATTGAATTCTCAGGCCCAATTCTGGAATTACAAGGTCAAGCTTTATTTTCCGGGCTTTATGTTAATGAGTTGCTTTATCATGCCTTAAAACCTTTAGATCCTGCTATAAAGCTTTATGACGCCTATCAGCAAACATTGATGTCATTAACTTGTATTCAGGATAAAATGGCTTTAGAGGCCGTGTTAAGGCGATTTGAATGGATACTACTGGAAGCTTGTGGTTATGCTGTCTCTTTTGCTGAAGAAGCTGGTACGCTAAAAGCCATAAAACCAGGATCTTTTTATCAATATGTCGCAGGAGAAGGATTTTACCCTGCTGCCCAAGGTATTGATGGGAGTTATCTTTTGGCGTTAGCGGAAAATAACTTAGAGTGTGCTGAGACGCTAAGAATTGCTAAATATATTATGCGTAAGGCGATTTCTCATTTGTTTGATGGCCGGGAAATTAAGTCTCGAGCCTTGTTTCAATCATAGGTAGACTTTTATTGACATTTGTTCCATTGTTGGCTGGGTGAAAACATGAAAGAGATTTTACTGGGTGTAAATATTGATCATATTGCAACGCTGCGACAGGCTCGAGGCACAAAGTATCCTGATCCTGTACAGGCAGCCATTGAAGCCGAAGAGGCCGGTGCTGATGGTATTACTTTACATATGCGTGAAGATCTTCGCCATATCCAGCCTCGTGATGTAAGATTGATTAAAGCAATATTACAAACACGTATGAACCTGGAATTAGCGGCAACAAATGCTATGCTTGAATTTGCAGAAGATATAAAACCTGAGCATAGTTGTCTGGTTCCTGAAAAACGAGAGGAATTAACGACAGAAGGTGGTCTGGATGTGATAACTCATCGAGAGAGCATCAGAAAAGCAGTTCAACGTTTGCAGGCCATTGGGAGTGAAGTCTCATTGTTTATTGATCCTGAGATAGAACAGATCGATGCGGCTAAAGAGGTTGGAGCGCCTGTTATTGAACTTCATACCGGTTGTTATGCTGAAGCGTCCACTACTGAAGAGCGTAACAAGGAATTACAACGTTTAAAAAATGCGGCGGAATACGCTCATGCTCAAAAATTAATTGTCAACGCAGGACATGGCTTGCATTATCATAATGTAAAACCCATAGCTGCAATATCGGTGTTTCATGAATTGAACATTGGCCATTCTATTATCGCGCGGGCATTGTTCAGTGGATTAAAACAGGCCGTGAAAGACATGCGGCAATTGATGCTGGAAGCAAGACATGATGGCGACTACTGAAGCGATTGTTATTCGTATTACCGGTGACTCAGGCGATGGTATGCAACTCATTGGTGAGCAACTTACCATCACCGCTGCCCTTACAGGCCATGATGTGCGTACTTTGCCGGATTTTCCTGCAGAAATTCGTGCGCCTGCAGGTACTGTTGCTGGCGTCTCCGGTTTTCAACTTGCCATGTCTGAAAAGGCCATTTTTACGGCTGGTGAGTCATTGGATGTATTAGTCGCTCTTAATCCGGCTGCATTAAAGCATTCCCTAGCTTATCTGGATCAAGGCGGATTGCTTTTGATCAATGAAGACAGTTTTAAGGTTAAAGATTGGAAAAAGGCCGGTCTTGATGAAGATTTCCTTAATAAAAATGCCGAACACTATCATATCATCTCTTTACCTTTAATGACCCTTTCAACTCAGGCTGTTTCTGGTTTGGAATTGGCTAAATCGCAAGCGCAAAAATGTAAAAATTTTTATGTGCTTGGCTTGGTATTGTGGTTATTTGATTTGCCCACGGAACATTGTTTGAGTTTTATAACTCATAAATTTCAAGATAAGCCGGTTATGGCCAAAGCGAATGAGCAGGCCATGATGGCCGGTTATAATTATGCCGCTACACTTGAGCTAAGCCGCAAGAATTATATGTTGGGGCAGGTTAATCGCGTTCCCGGAGATTATCGGCAAATCACGGGTGTTGAAGCGGTAGCACTGGCCGCTGCTACGGTCGCTGTCGGATGCCAGACCTCATTGCTGGTTTCAGGTTATCCTATTACTCCAGCTTCTGCTATTTTACAGGAATGTGCCAAATTGACTGAATATGGTGTCCAATTGCTGCAAGCCGAAGATGAAATCGCCGCACTTTGCTCATGTTTAGGGGCTGCTTATGGGGGTAAACTGGCATTGTCCTGCACATCTGGGCCTGGCTTTGATTTAAAAAGTGAGAGTCTCGGACTTGCTGTGATCGGCGAATTGCCCTTGGTCCTTGTTGATGTGCAAAGAGCAGGGGCTTCTACTGGACTGCCGACCAAAACAGGTCAAAGTGACTTGCGTCAGGCACTTTATGGCAGGCATGGGGAAGCACCTTTACCTGTATTAGCGGCACAGTCACCTGCCGATTGTTTTAATATTATTCTCGAAGCCTTTACAATGGCAGTTAAATACATGACACCTGTGGTGGTTTTACTGGATGCTTATCTGGCTAATGCAGCTGAGCCTTGGAAAATCCCTGATACGGCTGATTTAAACCTGCCTGTTCTTCATTTTAATCGTTTTAACAAACCTTATCAGAGGGATGAGGTGTTAAGCCGTAGCTGGAATGTTCCCGGTACTCCCGGCTTTATTTATCAGTTAGGTGGTCTGGAAAAACAAGGTGAAGATGGGAAAGTCAGTTATGAGGCTGAAAATCATCAGAAAATGGTCTCTTTACGTGCAAGTAAAATTAAAGGAATAAGTCGAGATTATCCTCCTTTAATCATTGAGGGGGACGAGAAAGCATCGATATTGCTTATCGGCTGGGGAAGTACCTATGGTGCTCTGAAAGCTGCCGTTGAACAATGTCTGTCATCTGATTTGCCAATTGCTCTTTTACATTTAAGACAATTAAATCCTTTACCTGATGACTTGGGAGTTGTTTTATCCCGTTATAGCAAGATTATTGTTGCGGAACTGAATTCCGGCCATCTTTGTCAATTGTTAAGAGCAGAATATCTTATCGACGCAAAGTCTATCAATCAATGCAACGGCCAGTCTTTTACGATAAATTATTTAATCAATGCCATCAAAGTGGAAGTCGGACATGAATGCCAGTTATAAGCGAGAAGATTTCAGTAACGACAATGAGGTGCGCTGGTGTCCAGGTTGTGGTGATTACGCTATTTTAGCAGCACTGCAAAAGGCTTTACCCGAAATTGGTTTACCTCCCGAGCAGCATGTCTTTGTTTCCGGAATTGGCTGTGCCGGACGCTTACCTTATTATATGAATGCTTATGGTTTTCATACCATTCACGGGCGAGCTACGGCTGTGGCTACAGGTTTAAAGGCCATGCGGGATGATCTCAGTGTATGGGTGATTACCGGTGATGGTGACGCTTTAAGTATTGGTGGCAATCATTTAATTCATTGTTTGCGTCGCAATGTGAATATCAAAATTCTGCTTTTCAATAATCAGGTGTATGGATTGACCAAAGGCCAGTTTTCACCGACTTCCCAACCGGGACAAATTACAAAGACTTCTCCTTATGGAGTAAGCAGT contains:
- the recO gene encoding DNA repair protein RecO, with protein sequence MLNGWLLFKRASGDSSVQATFFTREQGVISCLCKGWRAAKKKSILQAFVPLWLSIDERREWYYARRIEFSGPILELQGQALFSGLYVNELLYHALKPLDPAIKLYDAYQQTLMSLTCIQDKMALEAVLRRFEWILLEACGYAVSFAEEAGTLKAIKPGSFYQYVAGEGFYPAAQGIDGSYLLALAENNLECAETLRIAKYIMRKAISHLFDGREIKSRALFQS
- the pdxJ gene encoding pyridoxine 5'-phosphate synthase: MKEILLGVNIDHIATLRQARGTKYPDPVQAAIEAEEAGADGITLHMREDLRHIQPRDVRLIKAILQTRMNLELAATNAMLEFAEDIKPEHSCLVPEKREELTTEGGLDVITHRESIRKAVQRLQAIGSEVSLFIDPEIEQIDAAKEVGAPVIELHTGCYAEASTTEERNKELQRLKNAAEYAHAQKLIVNAGHGLHYHNVKPIAAISVFHELNIGHSIIARALFSGLKQAVKDMRQLMLEARHDGDY
- a CDS encoding 2-oxoacid:acceptor oxidoreductase subunit alpha is translated as MATTEAIVIRITGDSGDGMQLIGEQLTITAALTGHDVRTLPDFPAEIRAPAGTVAGVSGFQLAMSEKAIFTAGESLDVLVALNPAALKHSLAYLDQGGLLLINEDSFKVKDWKKAGLDEDFLNKNAEHYHIISLPLMTLSTQAVSGLELAKSQAQKCKNFYVLGLVLWLFDLPTEHCLSFITHKFQDKPVMAKANEQAMMAGYNYAATLELSRKNYMLGQVNRVPGDYRQITGVEAVALAAATVAVGCQTSLLVSGYPITPASAILQECAKLTEYGVQLLQAEDEIAALCSCLGAAYGGKLALSCTSGPGFDLKSESLGLAVIGELPLVLVDVQRAGASTGLPTKTGQSDLRQALYGRHGEAPLPVLAAQSPADCFNIILEAFTMAVKYMTPVVVLLDAYLANAAEPWKIPDTADLNLPVLHFNRFNKPYQRDEVLSRSWNVPGTPGFIYQLGGLEKQGEDGKVSYEAENHQKMVSLRASKIKGISRDYPPLIIEGDEKASILLIGWGSTYGALKAAVEQCLSSDLPIALLHLRQLNPLPDDLGVVLSRYSKIIVAELNSGHLCQLLRAEYLIDAKSINQCNGQSFTINYLINAIKVEVGHECQL